One Echeneis naucrates chromosome 1, fEcheNa1.1, whole genome shotgun sequence DNA segment encodes these proteins:
- the LOC115045592 gene encoding axin-2-like, with the protein MSRALTEHINSSFREDAPRPPVPGEEGEASCYKPSRSTKMRAQSKVKDTPVAAAPSGSTPRRNEDGLGEPEGSASPDSPLVRWTKSLHFLLGDQDGAHLFRTFLERENCVDTLDFWFACNGFRQMDLKDTKTLRVAKVIFKRYIENNSIVAKQLKPATKTFIRDSIKKQQIDSAMFDQAQTEIQSNMEENAYQMFLTSDIYLEYVRTGCENAAYMNHGGLGSLKLMCGYLPPLIEEEEWSCTDLKAKTLGSVVGLTAKTLRATATIRTAAEVLENSCRSHRRGDPASPYFVNSGYIFAPATSANDSEISSDATTDDSMSMTDSSVDGIPPYKLGTKKQLQREIHRSVKINGQVTLPHFPRTYRLPKEMTPVEPSAFAAQLIARLEKLKREQDTMSSLEERLQQIQEEEEREETSDLASNASLQHPLLPSGSQCEEDPQAILDEHLSRVLKTPGCQSPGVVRHSPRSRSPDRTGAVVTSGHTPFFGAYAGGAKVLMTGKQSTKHIHHHYIHHHHPGPKTKEQIEAEAAQRVQCLCPPGGTNYSDFTPARCSTLSRRPVKATDEGISSPCLPLDATDRSQNVWQWILESERQGKHKPQSTQGLKKSGPLDSKTLPGRTHNSWGGGGIGNGAHLRGHHPGHPFIQDPAMPPLPPPNTLAQLEEACRRLEEVSKPPKHRHSTAANSLQRDRSHPATAFPTGGSPLASPGLQTDESKELVVTYFFCGEEIPYRSMMKTHCLTLGHFKEQLSKKGNYRYYFKKASDEFECGAVFEEVWEDATILPMYEGKVLGKVERMD; encoded by the exons ATGAGCAGGGCGCTTACGGAGCACATCAACAGTAGCTTCCGAGAAGATGCTCCTCGTCCTCCGGTAccgggggaggagggagaggcgTCATGCTACAAACCCAGCAGATCTACCAAAATGAGAGCCCAGAGCAAGGTTAAAGATACCCCTGTCGCCGCCGCGCCTTCCGGCTCCACACCGCGGAGGAACGAGGATGGACTCGGGGAGCCAGAGGGCAGCGCGTCCCCGGACTCGCCGCTAGTCCGGTGGACAAAGTCACTGCATTTTCTCCTGGGCGACCAAGACGGCGCTCACCTCTTCAGGACCTTTTTGGAAAGGGAGAATTGCGTGGACACTTTGGACTTTTGGTTCGCCTGCAACGGCTTCAGGCAAATGGACTTAAAGGATACCAAAACGTTGCGAGTTGCCAAAGTTATTTTCAAGCGGTACATCGAGAACAACAGCATTGTGGCTAAGCAGCTGAAACCCGCCACCAAGACCTTCATAAGGGATAGTATTAAGAAACAACAGATAGATTCTGCCATGTTTGACCAGGCACAGACGGAGATCCAGTCCAACATGGAAGAGAATGCCTACCAGATGTTCTTGACCTCTGACATATACCTCGAATACGTGCGCACCGGCTGCGAGAACGCGGCGTACATGAACCACGGCGGTCTCGGCAGCCTCAAGCTGATGTGCGGATACCTCCCTCCTCTCATCGAAGAGGAGGAATGGAGTTGTACTGACCTGAAGGCAAAAACGTTAGGGTCCGTGGTTGGACTGACTGCGAAAACCCTGAGGGCTACCGCTACCATCCGGACAGCAGCTGAAGTCCTGGAGAACAGCTGCAG GTCCCACCGTCGAGGAGACCCCGCTAGCCCCTATTTTGTGAACTCTGGCTACATTTTTGCCCCTGCCACCAGTGCCAACGACAGTGAGATCTCCAGTGATGCCACAACAGATGATTCCATGTCCATGACAGACAGTAGTGT AGATGGAATCCCTCCTTACAAGCTGGGCACCAAAAAGCAGCTCCAGAGGGAGATACATCGCAGTGTCAAGATCAATGGCCAGGTTACACTACCCCATTTTCCT AGGACATACCGGCTGCCTAAGGAGATGACCCCTGTTGAGCCCTCCGCCTTTGCTGCCCAGCTCATAGCCAGGCTGGAAAAGCTGAAGCGAGAACAGGACACAATGAGCTCACTAGAGGAGAGGCTGCAGCAGATCCAGGAG gaggaggaaagagaagagacCAGTGACCTTGCCAGCAACGCTTCTCTCCAACACCCCCTTCTCCCATCTGGCAGTCAATGTGAGGAAGACCCACAAGCTATCCTAGACGAGCACCTATCGCGTGTGCTAAAGACACCTGGCTGCCAATCACCGGGCGTTGTTCGGCACTCGCCACGCTCACGCTCCCCAGATCGGACAGGTGCCGTGGTGACATCTGGCCACACACCCTTCTTTGGTGCTTATGCTGGGGGCGCCAAGGTTCTGATGACGGGCAAGCAGTCCACCAAGCACATCCACCATCATTAcatccaccaccaccatccaGGGCCTAAGACCAAGGAGCAGATCGAGGCAGAGGCGGCTCAGCGCGTGCAGTGCCTCTGCCCTCCAGGGGGCACCAATTATTCTGACTTCACCCCTGC TCGCTGCAGCACTTTGTCCAGGCGGCCAGTTAAGGCCACAGATGAGGGTATTTCTTCGCCCTGCCTTCCCCTTGATGCCACTGATCGCTCTCAGAATGTTTGGCAGTGGATCCTAGAGAGTGAGAGGCAGGGAAAACACAAGCCACAAAG CACTCAAGGCCTGAAGAAGTCCGGCCCACTTGACTCCAAGACCCTGCCCGGACGGACTCACAATTCTTGGGGTGGAGGTGGCATCGGCAATGGGGCTCACCTCCGTGGTCACCACCCTGGCCATCCGTTTATCCAGGACCCAGCCATGCCACCCCTGCCCCCACCCAACACCCTGGCACAGCTAGAAGAGGCCTGTCGCAGACTTGAAGAGGTCTCCAAGCCGCCAAAACATAG GCATTCAACAGCAGCCAACAGCCTTCAGAGAGACAGGAGCCATCCAGCAACTGCCTTTCCCACTGGAGGAAGCCCTCTAGCCAGCCCTGGACTCCAAACAGACGA GTCTAAGGAACTGGTGGTCACCTACTTCTTCTGTGGTGAAGAGATTCCTTATCGAAGCATGATGAAGACTCACTGCCTCACCCTGGGACACTTCAAGGAGCAGCTTAGCAAGAAAGGCAACTACCG gtACTACTTCAAGAAAGCAAGTGATGAGTTTGAGTGTGGTGCTGTGTTCGAGGAGGTGTGGGAGGATGCCACCATCTTGCCCATGTATGAGGGCAAGGTCCTGGGCAAGGTGGAAAGGATGGACTAA